In Gimesia panareensis, the genomic window TCTTTCGCTCACCGACAAATAGTGTTTGTGATGATCCATCGGTGATATCGCGGAAGCGGGTATTGCTGTTCTGATAAAACACGCCGGTGCTCTTACAGGCGGTGCCGGGAGGCGTCGTTCCACAGTCGTCCAGTTCATCGCTGCCAAAAACGCCGACATAATTCCCGGTAGCCAGTTTGGCCAGCACGGTCCCCGGGCTCCCTTCCTGATGCAGCTCAAATGTTTCCGTGGCGGGATCGGACGGACAACGAAAGACAGTGAGTGAGGTGTCAATAATGCTGGGCGTCTGAGCGGGATCGTTAATACTCAGGCTGAAATTGATCTGGTTATACAGGGGGTTTTGATCCAGGTAAGGCAGGATCATCGTGCCCCAGCCCCAGCCGCTGCCGTACTGGGCATTGGCACCGACGCCCGGTTGGACACCAATCCAGCCGGAGGGGAACAGTCCGTGTGTGTCATGATAGTTGTGCAGCGCCAGGCCGATCTGCTTCAGATTATTTTTGCACTGGCTGCGACGGGCGGCTTCGCGGGCCTGTTGTACAGCCGGTAGGAGCAGGGCGATCAGAATGGCAATGATGGCAATCACCACCAGCAATTCGATCAATGTAAAGCCGTGGCGGGTGAATCTGGCTTTTCGCATTCGAGGACTCCGGAGTGTAAAAAACAATAAAAGAACACTTGATGAAACAATGCGATCATTATTGCAAATGGTTTGCGGAAGTCAATGTTAATTACAAGTGAATTGCATTAACTTTCGGTGTGTATTAATTCATGAACAAGTGGCCTGGCTGAACGTGATTAAGCGGACACTCAGAATTACGAGGGGAAAAGGAGCTCTGTTTGTCTATTTTTTGCGGTGGTACGACAAAATCAAGAGGATTTCCTTTGAGATCCTCAGGGAACGGAGACATAAGTAAATGTGTTTTAGTCAAAAGGGCTGTCACCCTGTAGAAATTCAAGTCCGTGAATTACAACTGAAGCAGTGCAGCATCCATCGGCAGCCTGCGGATTTGAATTTGACGAAGCGGCGGTTATGATGGCGATTCCACTTGTCAATTCCCGAATTCAATGAATGGTCGCCGAGGCGCAATGACGACTTCCCTGGTTGATTCCTATGCATACTGCCAGCAACTGGCAAAACGGACAGCGGGGAATTTCTATTATTCGTTTCTCGCGTTGCGGAAAGAACAGTTCCAGGCCATGTGTGTGCTGTATGCCTACATGCGGCTGGTGGACGATCTGGGCGACAGTCCGGAGCACTCTTTCGAAGAACGCGCAACAGCACTCAGCCACTGGCGCAACGGATTACAGCGGGCACTGGAGAATCGCTCTGATACAGACTGCCAGCAGTATCACGCCTGCTTCCCCGCCGTGCTGGACATGATTCAGCGCTACGAAATTCCCGAGCACTATTTTTTTGATGTGATCACGGGAGTGGAATCCGATCTGCAGCCGGTGACATTTGATAACTTTGAGCACCTGGCTGATTACTGCTATCACGTAGCGGGCGTGGTCGGGTTGTGCTGCATTCATATCTGGGGCTTCCATGATGAGCGGGCTCTGGATGCCAGCATTGACTGTGGTCTGGCGTTTCAGCTGACGAATATTCTGCGGGACCTTGCCGAAGATGCCGACCTGGGACGCGTCTATTTACCCCGGGAAGATCTGAATCGCTTCGACTACTCGCCAGCCGATATTGAAGCACGCATTTATGATCAGCGATTCCGTGATCTGATGCAGTTCGAGGTGGACCGGGCCAGAACCTACTATCAGCGTTCTGAGCGTCTGTTTGAGTATGTTTCACCAGAGGGCCGCCGCATTCTCAAGGCCATGCACCAGATTTATGGGGGCATCCTCAATGAGATCGAGCGGCTGGATTATCAGGTCTATGCCACCCGGGCCGGTTTACCGCGCTGGCGGAAGCTGCTGATTGCCGGGGAAGCCCTGGTTGCGTCCCGCTGGTTTCCCGGACGGGCAGCCCGCTGAGGTTTTCTGCTACGAAACAAAGAAAGCCCCCGACAATCGATGAGATTATCGGGAGCTTACCAGGAGCAGCAGGAACAAAGCTCACAGTTTATTCGACACCAACGTACAGGGCTGGCGTTTTCATAAAGACATCCATATTTTTCTTACTACTGAAGAGGTACAGACGGCCCTTGTACCAGGATGCATAATCCAGAGTTCCCTCTTTGTCATCCTGATGATCGACCAGGATAACAATATCACTTCCGCCGGCAGCGGGAGCATATTTGGCAGGCTCACGGTCGAACTTCAGTTTGTTCTCCAGTGAAGCGAACTGGTAGTTCATGGATTTATAAGAGGAACTGAATTCCGGACGGGCGTCGACCAGCAGTCGGTTATCCCGCAGGGCAACCGGACAGAATCCTTTCAGACCCTTGATATTTCCCCGGCTGGCAATCAGTGCCATCTTCTTTTCCACGGTGCTGTCCTGCTCAGTTTTAGCGACCTGTTTTTCAGGTTGCGGGGCAGGTGCATCCAGTTTGGGTTCCGGTTCTGGTTTGAAGGGATTGTCCTTCACTTCAGGAGTTTTCGGCTGAGCTGGTTTCTCAGTTTCAGCAATCTGCGGAGCCGGTACTTCGAACGGATTCTCTTCTGCTTTCTTTTCAGGAGCAGTCTGAGGCTGTGGTTCGAATGGATTGACTTCTTTCGCAGGTGTTTCCTGAGCAACTTCCGCTGATTTCTCCGGAGCAGCTTCCTCTTTGGCAGCGGTCTTTTCCGGAGCCGGATCTACGCTTTTCTCTTCGAGGACCAGTCCGCTGAAGGGAGTTTTGGTTTCCGGAGCGTCTGCAGCCGGTTTCTTGATGTTGTCTGCTTCTTCTTCAGACATATCGGGAAACAGGTCGTTGAAATCATCTTCCGGATTCTTTGCGACTTTCTCTTCTACAACGACTGCCGTTTTCTTCTCAATGATCAGAGGCAGTTCCGCCGCTTTCTCTTTGAGCATTTTCTCTGCCTTTTCAGCAGCGATTTTCTGCTCTTCCAGGCGTTCGGCTGCTTCCTCTGCCGCTTCTTCGAGCTCTTCGCGTGCCTCTTCATCCAGTTCTTCCTGTGTAGGAGTCACGGATTTGGCGACGGTCGCTTCCTGATCTGTGGCAGGTTCAGGTGTGTTTACGACAGACTGCGGGGCGGGTGCAGCAGGCAACTGAGGTGCTGGTGGCAGTGGTGCCGCCTTTGTTTCTTCAACAGCCGGTGCATCCACGGGTGCTTTTTTAGCGACCTGATGTGACTGCGACAGACGTTTGGGAGTCTGCTTGCTTTTGCCGGGCAGAAACTTATCGTACCACTTTCTTTCCTCGGGCTTGGGAGGCAGTTGTGGCTGTGGTTGGACCACGACATTCTGCGGAGCTGCAGGTGCCTGTGCCGGTGCGGCAGGCTGTGCAGCAGGCTGTGCGTTGACCGTCCCACGTCCTACCCCTGAACCGTTGTTGGCAGTTTTAGGTAAAGACTGCAGTGACATCGGCGGCATCTGTCGACCGTCACGCCGGTACAAAGCTTCCAGCTGACGCTGGATTTCACTCTGACCTGGTTTCGGAGTTCCCAGGGGAACGGCGGTCTTGTATTGAGGTGCAGTAGACTGGGCACTGCCCGGAACAACCACCTGTCGTTTCTGCTGGGGCTGTTTTTTCTCCGAGCTCTTGCTCCGTTTCTGAAAGATCGACAGGGGATCCAATGTGAATCCGACCTGCTGAATTTCAGCAGGCTTGCTGGTGGTTTGCTGGGCAGCTGTCGTTTTCTGAGGGAAACGGACCCGTGGCTGGCTCTCGTGACGTGCAGAGTGCATTTCACGTTGAATCGCGTTGATAAGGGTCTTCTGTGGATTCCGCTCTGTTCTGGCACTGCGCGGCTTGCTGGAATGAATCTGAATGGCGGAGTCATCCGCAGTCAGTAAATTCGTATTCGTCAGCACTAAGCCAGAAATCGCGCTGAAAATCAGTACGCGAGCGGAGAAGCGAGTTCCTGCTTTCATCTCCTGAAATCTCCTGGTTCCTGAGTTTTGAACTCCATGACGACCGATGGTCGCTGGCGGGTGTTCAATTAAGTTCCTGGTTGAATGAATTCTCGAATCAACAAGACTTCATTAATCGGAATATTGCTTTCAAATGGTTGGTTCCGCATAATCGACACAATCATGCAGACTAATCCCTGCTGCGTGTTTCTATCGTCGTTAAGCTGCTCCGGTTTTGATGCCTATGGCGGTTGTAAGAACAGAATCTGGCGGGATCTTCGCGACAACCCGGATGACCGTTTTTATCGACAAGCTCATTGCAGTGTCGCTATCGCCTGCAAGTTTGCTATCTTATCAAGAGGGGACACAATCGTTTTCCAGCAAAACCCGAGTTATTTCGGGATGAATTCAGCCCCGGTTATCTGCAAAAGTGAAATAGAATCAAGGAGTTAGATCGAATGGAAGAGCCGAAACCAGCAGGGGAGCCCCCCCAACCGGCACCTGAGAAGCCCCGTCCCCCCAAGCCCTGTCCGCCGCCGCCTCGCCGCAGCTGGATAGCACGCATCCTGTTCATTCTTCTCCTGATTTCGTTCCTGTTTAACCTGAGCTTCTATGCCATGTATCAGGAATTCTTCTCCACAGGCGGCGGTCCCACAGAACAGTTCGATAGTGGTGATGCTGAGGCGGAACAGAAGATCGCCATCGTATCGATTACCGGCACCATCATGCCTCCATTCACCGAGCGGATCATCAGGTCGATCGAACAGGCGACCAAAGATGATCAGGTCAAAGCCGTGCTGCTGGAGATCGACAGTCCCGGCGGCCTGGTCGCGGACAGCCATCAGATTTATCACCGCCTGGTGGCATTGCGGGAAAAGAAACCGATCGTTGTCTACATGAAACGAATGGCGGCTTCAGGCGGATACTACGTCGCGATGGGCGCAGGCACGGAAGGCATCATCTTTGCCGAACCGACGACCTGGACCGGCTCTCTGGGAGTCATTATTCCCCGCTTCGATATGAGCGGTCTGGCGGAGAAGGTGGGGATCGTTTCTGATCCGCTGAAGACCGGTGAGTTCAAAGATGCTCTGAATCCGTTCCGGAATCTTTCCCCGCGCGAGAAGGAAATCTGGGATCACATCCTGGATGAATCCTACCAGCGGTTTATCAACATCATTGTCGAGAACCGCAAAGATCTGGACTACGACCAGGTCAAAAAACTGGCCACCGGTCAGATCTATACCGCCACGGACGCCCAGAAGAATGGTCTGATCGACGAAATTGGTTATCAGGAAGACGCGATCGCCCAATTAAAGAAAAAGACGGGACTCGAGAAAGTTCGTGTGATACGATACACACACCCGGCGTCACTGGCTGATATCCTGCTCAGTTCTGCTCAGGCGGGGCAGGTGGAAAATCGCAAACAGGCGCTGCTCGAATCGACAGTTCCTCGCGCGATGTATTACACTTCCTGGCTGGGAGATGTGCCAGGGATGCAGTAAGCCGGGTCTCAAGTGAATGTTCAGAAATAAAGCGAGCCGATGTTTGCACAACAAGAACCTGTATCAACACCTCCGCCGGACCCTTTCCTGAATGATCCGGCTTTGCACGGAGGCCCTTCGCCTTTCTGGTCATTCATGGAGAGTGTGTTTGGCATCATTTATCTCGCGTTCTGGGTCTGGATGCTGATCGACTGTCTCAGAAAAGATCCAGACCGGTTCTTGTGGTTCTGGGTCATCCTGGTCTTCCAGCCCTTTGGTGCGTTGATCTATTTCTTCCTGCGCTGGCTGCCCAGTAACCAGTTTCAGCTGCCGGAATTTGCCCGGCCTTTTTTCCGGCAAAAGCGTCTCAATGAACTGGAAACCGCTGCGATGCAGATTGGGAACCCTTACCAGTTCGTCCGTTGGGGGGATGCCCTGAAAGAGGCCGGCATCAATCAGAAAAGCCTGGAAGCCTATCAGCAGGCATTGGCCAAAGAACCCGATAACCTGCAGGCACTGTGGGGGGCCGCGCAGATTGAGATGAAGTTCAAAGAGTTCGAGACAGCGCAGCAGCGCTGCCGGCAGATTCTCGAGGCGGACCCGGAATACAAGTTTGGCGATGTTTCACTCATGTATTGTAAAACTGTCTGCGAGCTGGGTTCTGCAGAACAGGCGCGGGAAGAACTGGCGAAACATGCCAAACGCTGGCGGCAGCCGGAGGCACTCTTTATGCTGGCCACACTCGAAGCAGAAGCCGGCGAGCATCAGGCCGCCCGAAAAACCCTGCAGGGCATGCTGCTGGATATCAACGGGAGCCCTCGGGGCATCGCCCGGAAGTTCGTCCGCTGGAAAAGTAAGGCCCGCAAACTGCTTAAGCGACTGCCCCGTTCCTGATGTTGCTCCCTGCTGAGCAGGTACCGATCTGCGCTCAGGATTTCTGCTGCACTGCTTTACGGAAATTATCCGCATGGAACTGCATCAGCTTCAGGCCTTCCTTCTGATAGATCTGCATGGCACTGTGCGGCACATCGGGCACGATCAG contains:
- a CDS encoding DUF1559 domain-containing protein → MRKARFTRHGFTLIELLVVIAIIAILIALLLPAVQQAREAARRSQCKNNLKQIGLALHNYHDTHGLFPSGWIGVQPGVGANAQYGSGWGWGTMILPYLDQNPLYNQINFSLSINDPAQTPSIIDTSLTVFRCPSDPATETFELHQEGSPGTVLAKLATGNYVGVFGSDELDDCGTTPPGTACKSTGVFYQNSNTRFRDITDGSSQTLFVGERKTNPQQGWYSTWVGVIPQGEETYVRPLGATDHPPNDPAAHIDDFSSHHTGGAQFLFGDGRVRFISENIDEGVYRSLSSIRGGELTNFE
- the sppA gene encoding signal peptide peptidase SppA: MEEPKPAGEPPQPAPEKPRPPKPCPPPPRRSWIARILFILLLISFLFNLSFYAMYQEFFSTGGGPTEQFDSGDAEAEQKIAIVSITGTIMPPFTERIIRSIEQATKDDQVKAVLLEIDSPGGLVADSHQIYHRLVALREKKPIVVYMKRMAASGGYYVAMGAGTEGIIFAEPTTWTGSLGVIIPRFDMSGLAEKVGIVSDPLKTGEFKDALNPFRNLSPREKEIWDHILDESYQRFINIIVENRKDLDYDQVKKLATGQIYTATDAQKNGLIDEIGYQEDAIAQLKKKTGLEKVRVIRYTHPASLADILLSSAQAGQVENRKQALLESTVPRAMYYTSWLGDVPGMQ
- a CDS encoding tetratricopeptide repeat protein, with product MFAQQEPVSTPPPDPFLNDPALHGGPSPFWSFMESVFGIIYLAFWVWMLIDCLRKDPDRFLWFWVILVFQPFGALIYFFLRWLPSNQFQLPEFARPFFRQKRLNELETAAMQIGNPYQFVRWGDALKEAGINQKSLEAYQQALAKEPDNLQALWGAAQIEMKFKEFETAQQRCRQILEADPEYKFGDVSLMYCKTVCELGSAEQAREELAKHAKRWRQPEALFMLATLEAEAGEHQAARKTLQGMLLDINGSPRGIARKFVRWKSKARKLLKRLPRS
- a CDS encoding phytoene/squalene synthase family protein translates to MTTSLVDSYAYCQQLAKRTAGNFYYSFLALRKEQFQAMCVLYAYMRLVDDLGDSPEHSFEERATALSHWRNGLQRALENRSDTDCQQYHACFPAVLDMIQRYEIPEHYFFDVITGVESDLQPVTFDNFEHLADYCYHVAGVVGLCCIHIWGFHDERALDASIDCGLAFQLTNILRDLAEDADLGRVYLPREDLNRFDYSPADIEARIYDQRFRDLMQFEVDRARTYYQRSERLFEYVSPEGRRILKAMHQIYGGILNEIERLDYQVYATRAGLPRWRKLLIAGEALVASRWFPGRAAR